In the genome of Raphanus sativus cultivar WK10039 chromosome 9, ASM80110v3, whole genome shotgun sequence, the window TCGAAAAGACTTCTTAAAGTTATCGAAACGCTTCAATATGGTAAAGTCATTTCTTCTAGGTTATCTTCCACATGCTATTTTATACGAATATGCAATGTGATGTTGTTCCTTATTCTATAAGGCGATCGAAACATCAGAGAAACTTCATCATTTGAGTGAGATATCGCTCTCCACACTACAAggtttgtttcttcttgttACCTTTACTAAGCATTGATTGATTGATCTCTGTAATAATATCTTGATGATGAGAGCTTATTGTACAATTTTGATATGCAGAGTTGTTAACTACACTTGGATACTTCTTTTCAAGAGATGGAAATCACATCCTAGATTACGAACTGGGTTTACAACGACGCTTTATTAAAAgaggtaaaagttaaattttctgtttatccgaataatgttaaaaaaaccAAAGATGTGTTCATTGCTGTTACTCTAAAGGGGATGAAGGAGATTCTTCTGGGAAGTGGACACATACTTTGAGTTTGTGGTGCATGAATCCATCTGTTGTTTTCAAAGCCATAGTTGATCTTTCTTCATCCATTATTTTAACATCTGGGTAAGCAAGCAGTatctatttactttttttttgctaagaatcATTTTCCAAGTTTTGTTACCTCAAGGTCTGGTTTAAAACCACAATGTCatcaaatatacaaaatcatattgCAGGACTTTGTCACCAATGGACTCTTTCTCATCTGAACTTGGGATGCAGTTTGGCTCTTGTTTGGAGGCTCCACATGTGGTTGATGCAAATCAGCAGGTTTGTTCTGACCTAAAGAGCTATTAATGTCCACTTAACGGCAAAAGCCTCCAGAACTGAATgtatgatatattttaaaaaccatgCAGGTGTGGGCTGCTGGAATCTTCAGTGGTCCTAATAATCAACCACTAAATGCAagttataaaacaaataatgaatATCCGTTCCAGGTACTTGGGCATTTTTTTATATCACTGTTAAAAATGGTTTTCTTCTTGTACTCTCATGCATACCTTACTTTGGTGTTTGAAGGATGCTCTAGGTATATCATTGGAAGAGATTTGCTCAATTGTGCCAGGTGGCTCTCTCGTCTTCTTTCCAAGCTATAAGCTGATGGAAAAACTCTGTACACGGTGGCGTCAAACTGGCCAATGGTCTCGGCTCTGCTTGGAGAAAGACATTTTTATTGGTTGAGTAAAAGAATATGTTCCTACAAATCCCATAGTGATGCATGTTTTGTTATTGTTGTTGAAAAATCTCAAATATCTCTCCGCAGAGCCAAGCGGAGGAGCAACGGGGGAATTTGAGAATGTCCTGAAGGAATATTATGATTGTATAGGCGGAAAGAAGAGATTGTTTGGTGGAAGAAATAGGAGAGCAGTTGATTTCaagaaaggaggaggaggaggtgcaTTTTTTGCTGTATGTAGAGGAAAGGTTTGTGACGATCATGTCATGGGCATAGTTTCTATCTTTTACATATAGATTTTTGAGTATACACTTGTCACAGGTTTCTGAAGGGCTTGATTTTAGTGATGACAACGCCAGGGCTGTGGTATACCTTTCAACTTCAATAGATTGTTattgataattaatatgatttCATACTTTTGCTTCAATTTTGCTTATGAGTGTGGTGTTAAACAACCTTGATGCTTTGCGTTCAGATAATCGTTGGCATTCCATTTCCAAACTTGTAAgacttttttttctattttttcccCTTAAGATTCATTTCTGCTTCTTCTTAACTGATCATTTCTTTTTCATGGGACAGGCGTGATGTACTAGTCGAACTAAAGAGAAGTTATAATGATACGTTCAAATCATCTAGAAACCTTCTTGGAGGGGGTGAATGGTATTGCCAACAAGCGTATCGTGCTTTAAATCAAGCAGCAGGTTCCATTGTTATATAactttgtctttttcagtttttttttattccaaaTCAATATTTAATCTAACATGGTATTGTCATCTTTACAGGAAGATGTATCCGACATAGGTTTGATTATGGTGCCATCATATTTTTGGGTATGTATCTATgaagattttaaataatatttttgggtTGTCAATGctccactctttttttttatttcaattcatTTTCTTGTGTTTGATTATCCAGATGAGAGATACAGACAACAAAGGAACAGAGTGTCTATTTCAAAGTGGCTTAGACAGTCTATCAAACTGTATGATAATTTTGAAGAATCTATGCAAGACTTGAAATCATTTTTCCCCAGTGCCAAGGTCTTATTTCCCTTTTCTTGAAAACTCTtttattattacataaaatCAACAAAATTGTTAAAGCAAAAACTACCTGCATGCAGAAGCATGTTGACAGTAAGATGTTAAGCTACAAAGAAGTCATCGACCTTGAGTGTGTGGTCCAAACTGAGCCTGAAACATCTGTTGTGATCAATGGTAGTTCAGCAGCCAGTCCATTTTCTTGCTCCAGTGGTTTGACTCTAGAACGAGGAGGGTCAGCGAGTGTtaattctcatgctttgaagagaagaaagtttATCAACTCTGCAGCTAATATTATTGACCTTGAGAAAGACAACGACCAAGACATGACCACAAGAAAAATTGAGTTTGGATCTGACAGCAGCACTGAAACAAGAGCTCGAGTGCAGATATCTTGTTTGCTCTGCAGAAGCCCTTTAGGCCACCCAGATAATAATGGCTCTTCATATCTAAGTTGCTTGGTGACTAGGTCGTCCAAGAAGTACTTACTGTCTCTCCTGAAGGAAACATCAAGATCCGAAATGCCAACAAGCGTTTCAGTTATCGTGACAGATTGCTCCTTGGTTGACCAGAGACTCTGCGCAGAAGAAGGTGAGGAGGGGGTTTGGTGCGAGCAAGATGGATGTGTTTTCAACACTATCTTCTGCCCTTTCTGCAGTGTTCCAAACACGACGTGTCTCGGAGTGCAAATCATGGCTACTGATTCATCAAACGTCCAGTTTCTCAGCAAAGTAAGGCTTCAACTTTAGTGGCCAATTCATCTCTCTTTTATGATTAGTTTGATTGACTATTCTTACCTTTTCTTTTCTCCAGATGTTGTTCTTTTCTGATCACCTAAATGTCATGGGTGATGCTGCAATCAAGGAAACTTTGTTGGAGCACAAAGGTGATTGATAGAGAAGCTGAAGCTGGGGAGAAGAGATGAAAACAAGTTACTCGGCATTTTGGTGTTTACACTCTCCAAGGCAAACGTTATTGAACATTCTACAAGCTGAAGCAAATTAGTACACTTTGCTTTGTGAAGTTGTGAAACCAAACTTTTGCAAAATAAAGCAGaatcaaaaccaaatccatttaaacacaaaaaaaaaaacagcatgcAGTAAAAAAAGTCTCTTGATAAAGAGTTTTTGTCTCATACATAATAAGATCACTCGGACTCGAACACAAGTTGGCAAGAACTGGAAGCCCTGACGACAGCAGGCAATTCGTTGAGCATTTCTCGTCTTTTCGCTAACCTGAAGAGCCTCTTGGGTTCGATGGGTTCTATGATGAAAGTCGCCTTCTTCAAGTGTCGTGCATTGCCTAGAATGTATACCGccacttctttctcttcttctctaatCCAATCAGGTCTTGTCCACACAAATGTCTCGAGATGGCACAACAAACATTGAGGGACGTACTTTGGTTGGTTCCATTTCCCCGGCTCCATATTTTTCTTGTCCGAAACCAGCTTGGGTTGCTGAGACGAATGCTACACAAGGGAAAAGCAGTGTAAATTATTAACAGACCAGATAGCAAAACTAACTAATACTGAAACTGCTTACATCAGTGAGCTTCAGAACTTGTAGCATAGGAGAGCTATCAAGCATCACTGTAAGTAGATTCCACCACTCCACTTTGTGTGAATACATCTCAAGATATACCAGCTGATAGAATACAATTCCAGTAGGATATGCAATCTGTTTCATGAGACACTTATTAATACATTTataataatgtacaaaaacaaaTAGAGTTCAAACTTACCTGCAAAGGTGATAAGTCCAAGCAAAGACGTTTGGCAGACACAAGAGATCCCATAATAGTCTCATTGGTTACATGAGAAACATTGCTAACATTCGCCTCTATCAGCTCCTCAGGCGCGTTCTCGATAAGACAATGCTCATAACCTTTCAACATTTGAATATCCAAGCGTAGCAAAGAGGGAGCGTTTATCACATATCCCCCTTTCTCTCTTCCGAAATTCTCACCGTAAAGAGACAACGTCTTGAGCGATAGAGACTCAATAACGAATCTCACAGCGTCTTCGTTATAGCATCGGTGGACGACCAAATGTTCAAGATTGGGGCAGCTAGAGAAAAGGTTTCGAATAGACTCACTGTCTTTGTAAACCAcagaatgaagatgaagagttGTGAGGGAGTTCAGAGACACCAAAGAAGGAATATCTAGGAGAACGTGATACTTGAGTTTCAAGGTCTGAATACTACAAAACAAGCTGCTTGGAAGTCTGACGGGGTTGCCACGGCCGAAATAATTAAGATGAAGCTCGAGCTCACGGACGGGGCGTGCGAATGCGATCGCGGTCCATATTCCGATGTACACGTCCTCGCATCTATCGTTGAGTTTCAGATGGAGAGTATCCAAGATCGGGGCTTTATGTGAAAGCAGAGTGTTGGAAACATTCTCTGCGAATTTCTGCATGTCCTCCCCTTTGGATTCGGATTCGAACCGGAGAACCGGCACCATTTTCCAAACGTGCCGCCATTGTTTAGACAGGACGCTTGTGGCTACGACGAGTTTTGTCGGGAGTAAAGACAGTATCCGCAGAATCAAAGGTTCTGGTAACGCACTGATTCTGTCAACAACATCTCGCTTCCTCAAACTTTCTCCACTAAAAAAAAGTCAAAGAgggaaaaaaacaattaagatTTTAAGAGTCGGAGTTTGAAGAACGGTTTCGAGTAGGATCGTGGGGGTAAAAGACAATCAAACAGATATATAAACTAACCATTGTTCCATgttcttcttcaacttcagATTCGTTCCTTCCACGATTACGAACAATTGGAGTGGAGGCAGACAAAAAAGAACCGAGGAAAAGGAATTTAAAGGTTATAAAGAGTTATGACACTACTAGGGCTTCATgattaaattctttttttccttttttggatAATGTTGGAGTAATCACAACTTAAATGTAGAATTactctatttaaaaaaaaaaacaatagaatgAAATCTTAAGTAAATCATGTAATCATGTGCAGATAATAAGTGTCATTAAATCATCAGAACTCAGAAGCCCACAGTATTTAACAGGGGAATTTAGAAGATGCAACTGAAAACGAGAGCAGAGTAATAACTAATAACACACTcccgccaaaaaaaaaaaaaagagtaaaatagATCACACACTAACAAAATGAATAGAAGAAAAAACtcaaaagttacaaaattacaCCAAGAAGTATCACAAGACACAGGGATATAACCCATATACAAAATGAACAATAAAGAATAATAACCCCAAAGACACAAGGGAGAAAACCAAACAACCACGACCATAAGTCTCTCGTCACGTGTTTGAGTCTATAGGGGCACCAGTTCTAGCCTGTGAGATCCTGTTTGCGTAGATGGTCACTAACCGAACCTGTGTACTGTTTAGACCTTCCAAATGCGGCAAAAACGCTTTCCCAAGCATTATGTATATGTCTACCAGACAGAACACCACTGTCTGCAACAACAACACACAAATTCCAAACGAGCTCAGAGAGACATATTGACCTTTTGTATCCCCTTTTTCACAAAATCTCAAGAGTAGTAGAAAAAGCTTTTGTATCCCCCAATTTGTTTTTACCTTTCGAACATCTGCGCTTTGGTTCCCAAATGCTTCAAAAACGGCAGGCAAAAAAGAAGACAATTGATCCGTTAATTCCTCTTGGGAGAGCCTACCCACAAGCTGTGTGCACAAGAAAGCAATGTGTCCCTTTCAGTGGGCATCTGATGATTGTATGTTATCTATATATGCAACTTTCGGGACGATTTTACCTTAGTTAAACAACTGATGCAAGCGACGAGGGTTTTTTCATCTTCTGTTACCAATAGTGGAACAATAACCTGAACACAGACATATTACGTTAACTAGCAATCAAATGAGGCCTATGAAAATAAGGTAACTCTTAACTACATACACTTAAGCATCTGAAAGGATCGTATTGGGACAAAACTGTGTTCAAGCATTCCTCAGCTTCACTGGAAACCTGAAAGGATATATCCATCATATACGAGGGGATCAAGagtcattaaaaatataagaatgcACAAGAAAAAGGCTGAGTATGCAATCTCTTACTTCTGGAACAGAGTCCTTCGAGACATGAAGCAGCTTCTCAATCACTATCTCTACAGAATCTTCCATGGCATCTTTCTGAAATTATCAAGTGAGATATATACAAGTGAGAAAAGATGCGAGCAATTTCGCAGAACTGGAAATATAACACCATTAACGTCTTGATAACTGAGTCTGAGCAAGTAACAAACCTGGCTCTTTAGCATTTCAGAAATCAGCGAAAGAGAAACTTCTCTGACTGAAAAATTTTCGTCATCCACCACTTCAAGAACAACCGTCAATATTTGATTGAAATACtgagaataaataaaagaacataGAATATCCATTAGAACTGATAAACAAATGAATGTTTTAATCAATATGAACAGTAGACGACTTGTGACTCAGAGCAGTAAGACGGATAAAAATCACATGGCAAAACCCACAAATAGCGAAATACAGCTGCTACCACATGTCAACAAATTTCATGGTTTGGCTTCTTAAGTTTCTAGTCCCAAGTTAAAACCAATATAAAAAAGGCAACCCACCAACAGACATTTTCCTTGTCTTACCTAATCTTGCTTAGCCTCATAATATGATGGAGTAATTTAAGACATCCAGTAAACTTTTTCAGTAGAACTGTAATCTATAAGTTGGCTATGTCGAGAAAAATGCCTCCGACTACTGGAACTATAAGTTGGTTTATTAGGTATACCTTGGTCCAAACTGATTTCTCGTTAGCTACAGAGGCTTCAATTAATTGCTGGAGTCCAGATATCTTGCTTGAAGAAGGGTTTCCATCACTCCCATTGATCTGTAAAAGCATAACCATCAGACATGATTTAAAGTACCAGAGATTAAAAAGATAACGCCTTTTGCCAATGTGGCAATTGTTACTTACCATATGTAGAATCTGCGGAATGCTAGGTCCAGATTCCGATGTTGGGTTAACCTTAATAGATGAGAACATGTACTGACTCAAATCTAAGTCGCGGGAGACCTCATTTCCATGTCTATCTTCCAAGGAATCAGCGTTTGTCATATTCAGACCATTTTTCTCCAAATGTTGTGGAGATAAGCCATCCAAATTTTCAACGCTGTCTGAACTTCCATTAGGGCTAGTTCTTGATATCAAATTCTCACCAGCTGAAGTAAACGTATAATCAGAATCCTTTTGGTTCAACAGATCACTAGCAGCAGTTATTCCACTTCTGAAGTTGTGATATAACTTTTCCTGAGTTCCACTGGAAACACTTTGACCAACCATACCACCAGTGACCGTTGTCTTCTCCTGGGAAGAACTCCATTTCCTACCACTATCACTGTCAAGGGAACCCCCAGAATACCTGCCAAGGAATATATTCTTCTTGGACGCAGCAGGATAGCCTTCTTCAGACGATGTCCCAATAGCATCAGATGGATCATAAGACTTTATTCTCTGTTTCTCCTTCTTACTCTGCATATAATTTAATAGCTCCACCTCGATGCGGGGAGTATATTGTTTGAGGGCTCTTCTCAAGGAGTTTTGCTCCTCAACTGACAAACTAAGAATGTAATTTAGCAGTCCTGTAGAATCATAGTGATTGTAGACAGATATGATACAAGTAATGGAAGCTTCTTTTAACTTGGTATTTTTGTCGCGGGTTAATGGTGTCAACTTTGCCAGCCACAATTTTAGGATGCCACTGTTACCCGAAATTTCAGGGTTACCAGCGTACCTGTTGAAGGAGTTGACGGCAAATTCAATCACAGCTAATTTAGCCTTTGGTGATCTCTGCTCATCCAGTGAACGAAGCAATGCAGGTAAAAGGGAATCTACACTGTAGGTTTTGCTGACAATTTCCAAGGTTGACGAGCAAGGTTGTCTAACTACCTCTTTTGGATCGATTAGCCTTGAAAACACATGGGGTAAGACTCTTTCCATGTAGCTCTCAAAAGGTTTTCGGCAAGATGGTATAAGATCCGCGAGTGTCGACAGTGCTGCTTGTGCAACCTTGTGGTGAGGATCATCCAAGTGCCGGAGAAATAGTTTCATTACTTTCTCAAAATTCTGGATTATTTCTTGAGCACCTTTTGGGCCTTGTTGCAGCAAAGTTTGGAGAAAATTAAAAGCTCCAACTCTGGCAGACCAATCAGAAATTGAGTTCAGTCCATCGTTAAGGGCCTCGTTCAGAGACGCTGGACCATCAACATGATTTGTCATGTCACCAACTTGCAGCTGGCTATCATCAAAACTTCTCCTCCTGCCTACTGACATTCTTCCCCCAGCATTCTTTCTCAAAAGTGGCCTCTGGAAATTAGGAACATGGCTAGTGTTTGAATCCCTGAAGGTTAAATCTCTATAAGAGGAATCAATCTGCTGTCTGTCTAAATGACCCACCATAAACCGCCTCGCCTCCCTGGAATCGTTGTTGTCCTCAAAACAACTTCTCCCATTTCTCTCTGAGACCCGTTTAACTGTCAAGGATGAAAAGCTAGGATGAGATTCGGACAACAGATTGCCACGGTGTGATTGTCTTCCTGAGTCCTTAGCCGCTTGTATTTGGGTGATGATATCTGACAAACCAAGGCCACCACTGCGATTACTGCCTTTGTTAATACCACGCATTGATTCAGCAGTTTTGCTATTTGTGAGAGTATTGGATGCTGCACCAGAAGCTTGGAATGGAGGATCACGAGACGATGGAGGGTCAACTCCTGCACTAGGGGATAGAAAGACAATTTAGCTGCGCAAGAATGTTTTAGCTCATGTCACAGAATGTTCCGAAAACAGGATATACTCTCACAAGGAAAGAAGCTCAATACCTAGATCCAAACTACTCGAACGAAGAGCTGCAGGATTTTGTCTATCGGATACATGCAGTCCTCGGAGCATACTTTCAATTGCACTCACCTTCTGCTTGCTTGACTGTAACACACTTTCCAGACTACGGTCAGAACCTTTATTGAGATCCTTTGATTGGGATAGGAGTAGGCCAGAAGAAAGAGATCCTCCTGAGGACAAATTTGAACTTCTATCCATAGCGACTATGGCTGATGTTCCATAGCCAAGTAAATTAGATGGAGCAGACGTCTGAGAAAATGAAGGCTGGGAGTGTCTCTCACGGACAGATGGTGAGGCGTGTCTCCTATGAATTCCCCCTTCTTCTTCATTTATTAGCTGAGAACATATGGAATGTGTTATTAAGCCTCATCAATGCAAATGCGCAGAATATAGAGAGCTGAGAAGCCTTACCCTTTGAATGACAGGGTCAAAGGAGGAAAATAAACGACGAGAACGATCCGGCCAAGTTTTTGCAAACATTCTGTAGCACATTCTAGCAGTTGCTCGTACCTGTTATTCAATATTTTAACAGATGATCCATGGGAGAATGATAGACGGGCAGTACAAGAAATACAAAGCGTTTGATACAAATAACGCAAACATAGATCCCATTAGAAGTTGCATTGAACCCTAATGACTGCCATCCCACACAGAGATGAAACAAGGAACCTACCTCACTCATAGCATCTGCAACACAGCATCTAACCAGATCTTCGTATATATCAACTGACCGCTGAATTTCTGGAGCATCAGGCCAATGTTCGAGTGTTAATAGTGCATATTCACAACACCTGTATTTAAAACTGGGATCAACTTCCATAAAATCAAAGGTCTTATGATTTATACGAAGGCCGTAGTATACCTTGCTCGTAAAACTGCATTACGGTCATGCTTTGCTGACTCAGCTATGCGAGGAAGTACACGGGCAGCTTTGCAGTTACGCAGCATCTAGAATAGCAAGAAAGCATCTGTGTAAGCGCAAAACTTAGACGAGCAGGCAATCTTATAGAAGCCAAAATCAGAAAAGCTAGCGATTTACCGTTTTTATGCAGTTATCAGCAGATTCTGCAATTACAAGCACAGTTATCACAACCAGCTTGAAAAGTACCTGATTACCATATAGTAATATTAACATGAATTTATATCCATTGAATGTCAGAACAGTAGATGACAGGGGTTTTAGCTTACTGGAATAAAAATCTCAGCGCATCCTTCAAAATCACCCAGTAACTCTTTTGACAAGAGACACAAGAGATGGCAAGCCTATATACACGAGAAACACCAAATGAAGGAAAGGCaatgatatatatacaaaaatatataaaataaggcTGCATTCATCTAAAATACCCTTCACCCTACTGGAACTTCTAAATATGTTACTCTTGCTAAAATCAATACAAATTATACAGCAATGGATAGTGTTGTCACGGGCCAGGGAAAGATATGAATTCCATAAACTAATGAAATAGCATTACTCTCGACATGCCAAATCATCAATTTGTCCCCATTGCTGAGCAAAAGAAGAATCACAATGCATTC includes:
- the LOC108825547 gene encoding CLIP-associated protein, producing MEEALEMARAKDTKERMAAVERLHQLLEASRKSLTPSEVTSLVDSCLDLLKDSNFRVSQGALQALASAAVLAGEHLKLHLNALVPAVVERLGDSKQPVRDAARRLLTTLMEVSSPTIIVERAGSYGWMHKSWRVREEFARTVTSAIGLFASTELPLQRVILSPILQMLNDPNQAVREAAILCIEEMYMQGGSQFREELQRHHLPSYMVKDINARLERIEPQQRSTDSHHHVVNEIKASNVNSKKSSPKAKTSTRENSLFAGDADITEKPIEPITVYSEKELIREFEKVASTLVPEKDWSMRISAMRRVEGLVAGGATDYSCFRGLLKQLVGPLSTQLSDRRSTIVKQACHLLCLLSKELLGDFEGCAEIFIPVLFKLVVITVLVIAESADNCIKTMLRNCKAARVLPRIAESAKHDRNAVLRARCCEYALLTLEHWPDAPEIQRSVDIYEDLVRCCVADAMSEVRATARMCYRMFAKTWPDRSRRLFSSFDPVIQRLINEEEGGIHRRHASPSVRERHSQPSFSQTSAPSNLLGYGTSAIVAMDRSSNLSSGGSLSSGLLLSQSKDLNKGSDRSLESVLQSSKQKVSAIESMLRGLHVSDRQNPAALRSSSLDLGVDPPSSRDPPFQASGAASNTLTNSKTAESMRGINKGSNRSGGLGLSDIITQIQAAKDSGRQSHRGNLLSESHPSFSSLTVKRVSERNGRSCFEDNNDSREARRFMVGHLDRQQIDSSYRDLTFRDSNTSHVPNFQRPLLRKNAGGRMSVGRRRSFDDSQLQVGDMTNHVDGPASLNEALNDGLNSISDWSARVGAFNFLQTLLQQGPKGAQEIIQNFEKVMKLFLRHLDDPHHKVAQAALSTLADLIPSCRKPFESYMERVLPHVFSRLIDPKEVVRQPCSSTLEIVSKTYSVDSLLPALLRSLDEQRSPKAKLAVIEFAVNSFNRYAGNPEISGNSGILKLWLAKLTPLTRDKNTKLKEASITCIISVYNHYDSTGLLNYILSLSVEEQNSLRRALKQYTPRIEVELLNYMQSKKEKQRIKSYDPSDAIGTSSEEGYPAASKKNIFLGRYSGGSLDSDSGRKWSSSQEKTTVTGGMVGQSVSSGTQEKLYHNFRSGITAASDLLNQKDSDYTFTSAGENLISRTSPNGSSDSVENLDGLSPQHLEKNGLNMTNADSLEDRHGNEVSRDLDLSQYMFSSIKVNPTSESGPSIPQILHMINGSDGNPSSSKISGLQQLIEASVANEKSVWTKYFNQILTVVLEVVDDENFSVREVSLSLISEMLKSQKDAMEDSVEIVIEKLLHVSKDSVPEVSSEAEECLNTVLSQYDPFRCLSVIVPLLVTEDEKTLVACISCLTKLVGRLSQEELTDQLSSFLPAVFEAFGNQSADVRKTVVFCLVDIYIMLGKAFLPHLEGLNSTQVRLVTIYANRISQARTGAPIDSNT